Sequence from the Burkholderia stabilis genome:
GACCTGCAGGGCGCGCGGCTCGGCGCCGACGTCGATCTCGCGGTGCGCATCGGCCCGCTGGAGGACACGCGCTTCGTCGCGACCGTGCTGGCGCCGCAGCGGCGCGTGCTGTGCGCGAGCGCGGCTTACCTCACGCGGCGCGGCGAGCCCGAATCGCCCGACGCGCTGGCCGGGCACGACTGTCTCGCGTGGCATGGCGCGCCGCCGCCGGGCGCGTGGCGTTTCGACGGGCGCCGCCACGTGCCGGCGCAGCCCCGGTTTCGCAGCAATCATTCGGAAGCGTTGCTCGAAGCCGCGATCGACGGGCTCGGGCTCGCGCACCTGCCGACCTGGCTCGCGGGGGACGCGCTGCGCGACGGGCGGCTGCGCGCGGTGCTGCCGCAATACGCGGCGGCGCCCGAGCAGGCGACGATCCACGTGTTGCGCCAGCAGGCGCGCGGCAGCGCGCGCGCATCGCGGCTCGTCGCGTTCCTGGCGACGTGGTTCGCGCAGCCGGCGTGGGACGCCGCGTGGGCGTGATGGCGGCAGGCAACGGCGGCGCGCGGCGCGCGGCGCGCAGCGTGCCGAAATAAAAAAGGGCCTCGCAAGCGAGGCCCGTCAAAGGTCGGAGACACCGGTACGCCGGCCGGCGTCGCAGGCTGTGCGGCGCCGGCCGGGTGAGCACCGTTACTGCGTAAGTACCTTGCGCGGCTTGAATACGCCTTGATAGTGCAGTGCCGGACGTTCCTTCGTCGTCAGCTCGATGCCGCCGAAGGTCGGCGTCTGGCGCAGCTTCATCGCGGCCGGCGAAGCGACCGAGCCGATCGACGTCGAGCGCGAAGCCGGCGCGAGGTTGTTCGCGACGAGCAGCGCGGCCTCGCTCTGCAGGTTCGACAGCAGCACCGGATCGGTCGAGCGGTTGACCTGCGTGAGCAGCCCGCTCCATGCCGCGTCGCTGTAGTTCACGACGTAATAGTCGAGCCCGCTCGGGTCGGCGACCACGCCCGTGCAGCCGTCGATCCGCGTTTGCGTCTGCGTGTCCTTCAGCGCGAGCGTCGTGCGTTTCGCGAGACCCTGGCCGTACGCGAGCGTGATCGGTACCGTCCACTGCAGGCCCGGATACGCGTTCTTGTTCGGGAACGGCTGCTGCTTCAGCGTGACGACCGTCTGGTTCTTCGTCAGGTCGCACTGCGTGTCGAGCGAGATCAGCGGCACGCCGGTC
This genomic interval carries:
- a CDS encoding LysR family transcriptional regulator; the encoded protein is MDDFLSPHLALFVDVVDQQSFSAAARRLGVAASSVTRRIDRLEAQLGIRLLHRTTHALRPTEAGQLLYERAMRMLAELRGLQEDLHSQHDEPSGLLRVDCPAPFGRLHLMAALAAFMQRHPALQVDLMLTDSMVDLQGARLGADVDLAVRIGPLEDTRFVATVLAPQRRVLCASAAYLTRRGEPESPDALAGHDCLAWHGAPPPGAWRFDGRRHVPAQPRFRSNHSEALLEAAIDGLGLAHLPTWLAGDALRDGRLRAVLPQYAAAPEQATIHVLRQQARGSARASRLVAFLATWFAQPAWDAAWA